One window from the genome of Epinephelus fuscoguttatus linkage group LG3, E.fuscoguttatus.final_Chr_v1 encodes:
- the rhoh gene encoding rho-related GTP-binding protein RhoH codes for MNNLEEMSVKCVLVGDSAVGKTALLVRFTSETFPDTYKPTVFENTGVEVYMDGVQISLGLWDTAGNDNFRQIRPRSYQQADIVLICYSVANPNSLASVQHKWIAEVRDNLPKVPVLVVATQTDLREIGAYRGNCISAAEGRRVAHEIHAKGYLECSSLSNRGVQQVFEHAVRTAVNQARKQARRRMFSINQCKVF; via the coding sequence ATGAACAACCTGGAAGAGATGTCAGTGAAGTGTGTCCTGGTCGGGGACAGTGCCGTGGGCAAGACGGCCCTGCTGGTCCGCTTCACCTCAGAGACCTTCCCGGACACTTATAAGCCCACGGTGTTTGAGAACACAGGGGTGGAGGTGTACATGGATGGGGTACAGATCAGCCTGGGGCTGTGGGACACGGCGGGCAATGACAACTTTAGGCAGATCCGACCAAGATCCTACCAGCAGGCTGACATTGTCCTCATTTGCTATTCTGTGGCCAACCCTAACTCACTGGCCAGTGTCCAGCATAAGTGGATCGCTGAGGTTCGAGATAACTTGCCCAAGGTGCCGGTGCTGGTTGTGGCGACCCAGACAGATCTGCGGGAGATTGGGGCATATCGAGGCAACTGCATCTCAGCAGCGGAGGGGAGACGCGTTGCTCATGAAATCCATGCTAAAGGCTACCTGGAGTGCTCCTCCTTAAGTAACCGTGGTGTGCAGCAGGTGTTTGAGCATGCAGTGCGGACGGCCGTAAACCAGGCCAGGAAACAGGCCAGGCGACGGATGTTCAGCATAAACCAGTGCAAGGtcttttga